The Candidatus Dormiibacterota bacterium DNA segment GAACCTGCGTCAACAGCCAGACGGATAACGCCAACTGCGGCGCCTGCGGCCACGCCTGCACGGGTGGCCAGCAGTGCGTCGCTGGGACCTGCCAGCTCACTTGCTCGCCGGCCTGCGCCAGTGGCCAGACCTGTTGCAACGGGACGTGCGTCGACGTTCAAACCAGCCACGACAACTGCAGTGCTTGTGGCAAAGCCTGCGGACCCAATGAGATCTGCCAGGGCGGTGCCTGCAGTTGCGTCAATAACGCGGCCTGCCAGATTTGTTTCGCCGGCTCCTGCTCCCCGACCGGCACATCGGTCTGCTGCCCGGTAGGCGGGACGTGCGTCCCCGGGATCGCGGGGTTCCCGGACTCCTGCACCTGCTATCCGGCCAATGCCGTCTGCCCGGTTAACGGAAAGCCGACGTGCGTCGACACGACCAGCGATGTCAACAACTGCGGTAGCTGCGGCCACGCCTGTTCGAGCGGCCAGGTCTGCCAGGGTAGCGCGTGCATCGGCTGCCCGACCGGCCAGACGGCCTGCAATGGGACCTGCCTCAACGCGCAAACCGACGTGAACAACTGCGGCGCCTGCGGTCACGCCTGTGCGAGCGGCCAGGACTGCGTCGCCGGGACCTGCCAGTTCACCTGTTCGCCGGCGTGCGCCAGTGGCCAGAGCTGCTGCAACGGGACGTGCCGCGACCTTCAATCCAACCACGACAATTGCGGCAGCTGCGGCCACGCCTGCGGCCAGTACGAGGTCTGCCAGAACGGGACGTGTGCCTGCGGCAATACCCAGACCTGCGACTTCTGCGCCGAATTCACTTGTGGCTTTGGCTGTCAGCCCGTTCAAGGGCTGCAACAGATGTGTTGCCCCGTCGGAGCGACCTGCAGCATCAGGACAGACCAGGGTTCGGGCAAGATCTGCTTCCAGGGATGCATTTGCCCGAGCACCGCGCCGACGGTCTGCAGTACCGGCAACGGCTTCCCGACGTGCGTCAATCTCCAGACGAACAACAACAACTGCGGGAGTTGCGGCACAGTCTGCGGGACTGGCCAGTCGTGCACCCAGGGTGTGTGTTGCCCGAACGGCTTTGCGGCTTGCGGCACCACCTGCGTCAACTTCCAGTCGGATCCGAGTAACTGCGGCGGATGCGGGATCATCTGCGTGTCGCCGCAGCAATGCGTCGGAGGGACGTGCCTGTGACGGTCGCCCTTGTCGTTGGACTGATTCTGGCCTGGGCGACCGTCGCCTTCATCGGCTGGCTGCTTTACCTTACGGTGCGGCAGCAGGGCCGTGTCCTGATCGCCCACGAGGAGATCCGGACCCGCCTGGCCAACGCCGAAGCGGCGGTGCAACGGCTTGCCGACCGGCCGGTTCCCGTCCCTGTGCCTGCCATCGCGCCTCAGCCGGCTGCTGCCGCGCCGCCTCCGACCCTCGTCCTGGGTACTCCTGCGCCCGACTTCCGGCTGCCCGATCTGAAAGGCCGCTTCCGCACGCTCGCCGACTATCACGGCATGCCCTCGGTGCTCGTCTTCTTCAATCCCGACTGCGGCTTCTGCACGCAGCTGGCGCCCAAGCTTGGCGAGCTTTCGGAGTCTGCGCCTCAGCTGGTCGTGATGAGCCGCGGCGACAAGCAGGTCAACAAACAGCTGGCGCGTACGCACCACTGGAAGGGCGACGTCCTGCTCGAGCCGAACTGGGACGTTGCCTCGAGCTACCGAACCAATGCGACGCCAACCGGCTATCTCATCGATGCCGAGGGGCGCATTGCCAGCACGCTGGCCGTTGGCGTCGATGGCGTCATGACGCTGACGAGGATGCTGAACGGCGGCGGCAATGGCAAGACTCATGAGCCCGCCGCCGACTTAACCGCGGAAGGGCTCAGCCAGAAGCAGGATGCCGCGGTCGAGAAGGCAAAGGCGGCGGGCCTGTCGATTACCGACAGCAAGTTGCAGCGAGACGGCCTGCCGGCAGGGACAGAGGCGCCGAACTTCACGCTTCCCGATCTTGCCGGCCGCAAGCGGACGCTCGCCGACTTCCGCGGCAAGCGCACGTTACTCGTGTTCTCCGACCCGGACTGTGGTCCCTGTCAGACGCTCGCGCCCTCGCTTGCGCAGCTCCATGAGGCGCACCAAGGCAATAACCTCGTCGTGCTGATGGTGAGCAAAGGCGACCTCGAGGCAAACCGGCAAAAAGCGAGGGAGCACGGCTTCAACTTCCCAGTCGTGCTGCAGCGCAACTGGGAGGTTTCGAAGGACTACGCCATGTTCGCGACGCCGGTCGGCTACCTGATCGACGAGCGCGGCGTGATCGCCCGGGACGTGGCGGTCGGTGGCGATGCCATTTTGCGCCTGGTCAGCGCGGGGTAGCGGGAGCCGAGGCGAGGAGGCGAACCCGCAGGTTCAGGCTTTTCAGATGGGTCCCGTCGCCAAGGATTTCGATGCTGTACCGAGCCGCACGCGGCAGCGGCAAGTGTGGGATGGCGAAGGTGACCAGCAGAGGGATGTCCCAACCCAGGGGCAAATCCTCCGGGGTGCCTGGCTGGAAATGCCCGTGCAGCCGAAGCAGCTCACCGCCGTCCTCGTCCAGGACGCGAACTTCGACCGCATGCTGGCGGTCGGCTTCCGTACGGTGAAACAGCAGGCGGATCGCGACCGCCCCATGAAGGGCGGCCGGCAGCTGAGGCGCCGTCACCGTATCGAATCCGCCGCCAAGGACAAACGCCAGGCCATCACGGATTTGGACGGCTTCCGCCATCATCGCCCAATCGAGCTGCATCGCAGCCATAGTTATATACGACCGAAGATCAAGGCGCCGGAGCGCTAAGGAGGGAAGAGATGTTCGGACTCGGCCACGCGTGGATCATCCTGGTACTTCTACTCGCGATCGTCTTGATTGTCATCGGACCCGGCAAGCTGTCGCAGCTGGGAGGAGCGCTCGGCCAGTCGCTCAAGGAATTTCGCAAGTCGCAAAGCGAGTCGCCGCCGGCTGGGGAGCCACCCAAGCCCACCGAGTAGAGTCGAGGAAGACGACTGAAGGTGCTCCCTGCTGGGGGGTTGGGGCCTTTGGGACAGGTGAATCTGCCCGAAAGACTGGCCGGACGCTGCCTGCGCTAGGAAGCCCGGGGCCAACAGACTGCTAGCAGGTGGCTGAAGCCACGAAGGACGTCAAGCCTAGCGAAACGACACGCCCGGAGGCGGCCGTTTCACGTGCCCAGAATGGCGACGCTCCGGAACTTGATGTCTCGCGATCCTGGACGAACGATGGCCTGACGGCCGTTCTCGATCAACCGGCACCGAGCGCGGTTCCGAGTTCTCGTTCGGGTCCCGTTCCTGGGCTAACGGCGGCCATGATCATGCGCCTGCAGGCCACCTCGGGGAATGCCGCCGTCGCCGAATGGCTCCAGAACCAGCGTGCGGCCCAGCCCGCCTCGGCCCTGGCGTCGGTCGCGAGTGCGGCCACCATCGCCCCGCCGTTGAAGCCGGAGGCGCTCGCGCCGGGGCCCGACGTCGAGAAACCCGTAGCAGGTCCGCGGCCGGCACCGATGCCCGCTCAAGCGCCGGCGCGGCCCGTGGTCACGCCTGCCGCGCCGCCTCCCGCTGGGCCCGTCCCAATTCCGTACCCGGCGACGCTCGAGGCCGCGCCGGCGCTCGAGGCTCCGACAACCGAAGGCGAAACCGAGACCGCGGCGGCCCCGCCGCCCGCCGGCGCGAGTGACGACGAGCTCGAACACCTCGACAGCACCATCGACCAGGGTCAAAGCCCGCAAGCTGGCGCTCCCGCGGAGGGGGAGGGAATTAGTGCCGTTCCAGAGGCGGCGGCTGCCCCACCAGCGGAGGCGACTGACGTCGCAGAAGGAGAGGAAAAGGCGCCGGCAGCGGGGGCGGCTGAGACCGCCGACGAGATGCCGCCAGCACTCCATGCCGAGGCAGCTCCTGGGCCCGAGCCTGCAGCCGCAGCGCTAGAGCCGCCCGAGATCCCCATTCCAGCCGAGCAGCAAGCCGCCGAGGCGTCAGGCCCAAGTGCAGCCGAAGCCTCCACCGAGGCTCCGGATCAAGGGTCGGCTCCCGCCGTCGAGGCGCAGGCGGCAACGGCGCAAGAAGATGAGGCCCTACCCGCCGGCGAAGGCGATGTCAAGCAGGGTGCGAACGCCGACGTCGAGGCGATTGGTGCTCAAGGCGGCAATGATGACGCAGCCGCCGCCGAGGCGGGAGGAGGTGGTGGCGGTGGAGGCGGATCGCCAATCCCCGCACGACCGGAACCGGAAGTCCCGAACTTGTCGCAGCAGGATCCGGTCCATGCGATGAGTGCCGCGGCAGCATTGCCGCCGGCGCAGATGGTCGCCGCCATGTCAGGCGTGGCGGCCGCCGGTTCCCACGCCGTGGCCGAGGAGCGCGCCGCGCTCGCGAAGCAACCGCCCCGAAGGACTCCATCACTCGCCGTCGAGCCCACACGGGTGCCGCCCAACGGTCATGCCGTCCTATCTCCATCGCCCTCTGGGGGAGGGTCGGGGAGGGGGCTGGAAGACGCCGGTCCCGATGGCCAGCAGCTCCAACAACACAAGGCACAGCTCGATACCACGGTCGGGCAGACGCAGGTCGCCGGGGCTCGTGAAGCCGCCGCCCCAATGGGCGAGGACGCGATTGCACCGAGTGAGGCGCCGGGGAATGTCGCAGCCGAGGTGCCTGCGGCCGAGGCTCCCACCCTGCCCTCCCCCGCGAGCGGGGAAGGGAAATCGGCCGAGGAGGAGGCAGCCTCAATCGTCGCGCAACAGGAAAAGGGACCCGAGATTCGCGCCGCGGCGGCCGAAGGCACCGCGGCCATGGCGCAGCACCGCCAGGAGCACACCGCGCGCGTCGAGGAAGAGCGGGTGTCCTCCGAGAAGCAGATGGATGCGGTCGAGCGTCAACATTCAACGCAGCTCTCCGACGAGCGCGCCCGCGCGCAGTCGGCAGTGACTGAACAGCGGTCGCAATGGACCGGCCAACAGCGCGAGGTCGCCGAACAGTCCCGTACCGAGGCGGAAGGCGTGACGCAGCAGGCGGCAGAGACGGTGGTCCAGGAGCGGACCCAAGCGCAGGAGCAAGCCGCGGAGGCGCAGCGTAAGGGCGAAGCCGAGGCGGCCGCGGCACGCAAGCAGGCCGACGAGCAGGCGGCCAAAGAGAAACAGAAGTCGCAGTCGGGTGGGATCTTTGGCGCGATCGGGTCGGCGGTCAGCGCCGTCGGCTCAGCGATCGCCAAGGGCGTCACGGCGATCTACGAGGGCGCGAAGGCGCTCGCGAAGGCCGCGATCGACAAAGCCATGCAGGTCGCGACCGCCGTTTTCGAGAAGGCGCGCGCGGCGATCGCCGGCGTCGTCAACCTTGCCGTTTCGGGCCTCAGCGCGATCGGGAACCGCCTGACCTCGGCGTTCAGCGCCATTCGCGATCGCTTCGTCGGCGCGATCAAGGCCGTCGTGACGGCGGCGCGCGAGGCGGCCAACCGGATCGCGCATGCGCTGGTCGTGAGCGTCAAGGCGACGCTGAATCTCTATGCCCGCGCGCTGCACGCGGCGGCGGGCCTCCTCGAGAAGGCCTTCCATGCCGTGGTCGATAAGGTCAAAGCCGTGGTCGAGGGGGCCATCAACTTCGCGAAGAGCGCGCTGGCGGCGTTCGGCACCTTTGTCGTGCTGATCAAGGACATCGCGGCCGGCCCGGGGCAATGGATTCGCAACCTCGGCGCCGCTCTCATGGACGGCATCCGCAACCACCTGTGGGTCGCGATCAAGACCGCGGTGTCGCAGTGGTTCAACGACAAGGTCGAGTCGGTGCTCGGCATGGGCCGCGCGGTCTGGAATCTCCTCACGCGCGGCGGAATCTCCATGGCCAAGGTCGGGCAGATGGCCTGGGAGGCCATTAAAGCCGCCATCCCGGGCGTGCTCATCGCGCTGTTGATCGAGAAGCTTGTGTCGATGATCATCCCGGCGGCCGGTGCGATCCTCGCGATCATCGAGGGGCTGCAGGCCGCGTGGGGCACGATCCAACGGATCCTCGCCGCCATCGAGAAGTTCGTCGCCTTCCTGTTGCTGGTCAAACTGGGCAATGCCGGGGCGGCGTTCGCTACGGCCGTCGCCGCCGGGGCGGTGGCCGCCATCGACTTCGTCTCCAACTGGCTTCTGAAGCGGCTGCGCAAACCGGCGAGCGCGGTCGGCGGTCGCATCCGCGCGATCGCGCAAAAGATCGGCGAGAAGTTGAAGCTGATCGGGCAGGCCATCAAGAAGGGCGTCAAGACGGCCGCCGGCGCGGTGATGCGTGCCGTCAAGGCGGTCGGTCGAGGGCTGAAGAAGGGCGGAACGGTGCTTCTGAGCCGGATGGGTCGAGTGGGGAAGGCGCTCGGCAGCGGCTACGCCAAGATCAAGGCGCGGATTGCGAAGGCGACGGAAAAGCTTCGCGAAAAGTGGCGCAAGTGGCGCGAGAAGGCCAAGCGCACCAGGCTGGAGCGCGCGACTTTGGCCGTCGAACGGCAGCTGATGCACGGAATCCCAGGGCCGTTGATGTCCTTGCGCATGGCGGCCATCAAACTCTGGTATCGCCTGTCGGAAATCCACGTCACGGATGCAGGCGACCACGCGCTCATCACGCTACGCGTGAACCCGACCAGGACCATCAGGGCGGGCATCAAGGTGCGGCCCGCCCACAGCGGCTACGCGAAGGTCATCTCCGTGTCGAGCAGCGGGACGCTCTCGAGCAGCAGCCGTCGCGTCATCGCCAAGGCGGTGGAGCTGTTCAAGATGGCCGTCGCGTTCTACATGAAGCAGGGCGTGACCGACGGGCCGGAGCTTGGCCGCAAGGCGGGTGCCCTCGCGGAGAACCTGCTGATCGAGTGGTCATTGGCGACCGGCGGCGTCAAGGATATTAACGTGGGTGCCGAGTTCCCATCCTTTGGTGGCGTTCCGCTGGGGCCGCCGCATGGAAAGATCTCCTCGGACGTGCGCTACTCGCGAGGTCGCGTCATCCTAGACTTCAAGCTCACCGAGTACAAACGGCAATCGCAGCACACCGCCTTCATCAAGTTCGCGATCCAGAACGGCTATACCGTGGTCTACGTGTACGGGAAGATATAGAGGCATGGGACTTAACGGGCACCAGGTCTATATCTGGGAAGGCAGTGCCGGTCGCGTGACCGAGCTCATCAAGCGCTACGTGAAGGAGGTCGGCTGCTCGGCGGCCGTCGGCTTCGAGTCCGACAAGCCGAGCCCAGCCATGGCCAACCGAACGCAGCGCGAATTCACCCTGTCGGATCCCAGGAACGACATCATCTCTATATGGGAGGACGGCGCCTGGGGTGACAAGCGGCTCGCCCGCTACCTCTCGAAGGAGCTCGAAACGCGATCGATCTGGCTGGCGCTCTCGTCCGTGACCGATCAGTGGGCCTATGTCATCTACGCAAATGGCTCGGTCGCGGATTCCAAGATCGAGACAACCGATGAGTATTACGAGCAGGCCAGTGAGTTCGCCAAGCGCCACAAGCTTCCGTTCGCGCTCATCTATCTGCCGGAGCCAGCGGGAAGCATGGCGAGCGACGTGGCCGAGTTCAAGAAGCAATTTGGCACGGACTGGCTCCACTCCGAGCCGGAGGTCGACGAAACAGAGATCGAGCACGAGATCATGGACGACCCGGACCCTGCAGACGCAGCCGAGATTCAGGCTGAGGAGGCCCGAGTGAAGCAGCAGGCGGAAGTCGCGAAGTTTCCCAAGCTGACCATCCCCTGCAAGTAGCTGCGATGGCGTATCACGTGACAATCGAGAAGACGGCCGAGAGTCCGACCGCGGTTGTCAAAGCGAACACGACGTGGCGTGAGTTTCCGATGCTGTGGCGCACGCTGCTCGACGATGTGTGGGACTTCCTCCGCGCCACACCTGGGCTGCGTGCCGACGGCCACAATGTCATGCTCTATCAGCGCGGCCTGCGTGACGGCGAGGTCGCGGTCGAGGTTGGCGTCCAGGTGACCCGATCCTTCGAGGCCGCTGGCCGCGTCGTCCCATCGACGTTGCCGGCCGGCGAGGCGGCGGCGACCGTCCACAGTGGAACAGCCGCAGAGATCGGCGCGGTGCACGATGCCGTTGTGGCGTGGTGCGCGGCGCAGCGCCGCCAGTTGACCGGTGTCAGGTGGGAGATCTACGGAGACCCCGACCCTCAGACCGGCCATTTCGACGTCGCGGTGTACTGGCAGCTTGCCCAGGTCGAGCGGGCCTGAAGGTTCGCGATAGGGGAGGGAAGTTCAGGATTTAATGGAGTCGCTCAACGGCCGGCCCGCTCACGCCGGCCTTGCCCAGCACGCGGCTTATTGCCGCAATGAGCCAGACCCGGTCTGACTCAGCGATCGCCGGAGCGTCTTCGTTCACGGCCATGTCGATCGACTTCGCACGCAGCTCTTTGAGCCGGGCACCGGCTGCCTCCGGCAGGTAATCGCCGAACATCGAGAGCGCGAGAGTGGCGCCGTGAACCGCGCGGGCAAGCTCGACCGGGGACCGAAAGGGCTCCGCGGCGATGAGCGCGCCGAGCGACCGAGCCAGCAACCGCTGCTCGGCGAGCGCGCCCTCGTCCAGGATTTCGATCGCCATTACGGCTCCAACCTACGCCGCGGAGGTATCGGTAGGTGTTACGGTCGGCCGCTACGCGTACCGCAACGGTACAAACGTTTGATGTAGTAGGGGCGGGCCCGGTGCCACTCCGAATGCTCATGAAAGAATTCACCGCTAACCAAATTGCCGCTGCGCTGGGAGGCCATCCCGGCAGCGCCGAGCAGGAGCTTCGCTTGCTCCGTCTCTTTCAGTCGGACGCTGGTGCCCAGCCCGCAGTCGAGGTCGTGGTCCAACCCGAACTGATGCGTGCGCCTCTGGCTAAAGCGGCTTAACCCTGGTCAGGCGTGAGTCTGATAATCGGGATCTCCCGGTCCGTCCGCTCCTGATACTCGCCGTATTGTGGCGACATCGCCGCAACCGCCCGGAAAGAGGCGAGGCGTGCTGCGCCTGTAAGCACCTCGCCGCGGACTTTGAGGTTCCGGCGGCCGACCTTCAACCAGATGTCGTCCGGATTCTTGAGCATGTTGACGAACCACGCCGGATTCGTATCCGCGCCGGCCTTCGAGGCAACGACGAGCCAGGCATTCTCGCCGTCGGCGAATCCATTGATCTGCGCGGTGCGTTGCCGTCCCGATTTCGCTCCCTTCGTTGCCAGCGTCACGACCGAAAACCCCATCTCCAAACGATAGCGGGTTGCTAGACTCAGGCGCCGTGGCCGTGCTGGACTGGATGCTGGATTCGGACCCTTCCATCCGATGGCAGGCGTTGCGCGATCTTGTCGATGCGCCGACTGAAGTCGTCGCGGCGGAGCGGTCACGGGTGGCCACCGAGGGGTGGGGCGCCCGGCTGCTGGCCTTGCAGGGCGAAGACGGCCAGTGGGAGGGAGGCGCGCTTTTCCCCGCGCGCAGGAGTGAATCCGCAGGCGCCCAGAACGAGGGTCAGCCCTGGACGGCCACGGCGTACAGCCTCGTGATGCTGCGGGACCTTGGGGTCGACCCACGTTGCGACCGCGTGCGCCGAGCTGTGGCGCAAGTTAGAGAGCACTGCCGTTGGGAGCACGCCGGTCAGCCGTTCTTTGCCGGCGAGGTCGAGCCGTGCATCAACGGTATGGTCGTCGCGCTGGGTGCCTACTTCGACCAGGATGTCGATGGTGTCGTCGCACGGCTCGTCGGTGAGCAGCTAGAGGACGGCGGGTGGAACTGCGAGGTGGAGAACGGTTCGGTTCGCTCTTCCTTCAATACCACGATCAGGGTCCTGGAAGGGCTGTTGGCACACGAGCGCGAAACCGGTGGCTCGGCGCAATCCATCACGGCTCGACGCCGGGGTGAGGCATATCTCCTCGAGCGAAAGCTGTTCCGGCGCAAGAGCACCGGCGAAGTCGTCAACCAGTCCTGGCTGCAATTCTCGTTTCCAACCCGCTGGCACTACGACGTGCTGCGTGGCCTGGAGTACTTCCGAGAAGCCGGCGATCCGCCGGACCCGCGGGTCGACGAAGCGATTCAATTGCTCCGCTCCAAGCTGCAGCCCGATGGGACGTGGCTGCGGGAGAACACACATCGTGGCAAAGTCCATTTCACGCTTGAAGACGGCGATGGTCGACCCAGCCGGTGGAACACGCTGCGGGCTCTCCGTGTTCTCCGCTGGTACGAGCAATCAGCTAACGAAACGCGGCGATGAAGGAGTTCGAGCCGCTGATCGGCGAATGGCACGGCGAAGGAGAGGTTCCGATGGAGCCTCCGATGAAGATCTCCGTGGAGGAAACGACCGAGCGCCTCGGCAAATTCATCGTCATCAGCTCGGTGGGGGAGCCCGCCGAGATGCCGGCCACCGTCTCGATCGTCGGCGGCGCGCCGGATGGCGAGCCCCAGCCGATGTACTACTTCGACTCTCGTGGGGTCAAGCGGCTCTTCATGATGGCCCTCGAAGGCTCGACTTGGACGATCTGGCGGGCCCCAGGCGAGGATTGGAACGGCCCGAGGAGATACCAACGAAAATGAACCCCCGAATCGACATCATTACGCTTGCTGTCGCCGATCTTGAGCGGGCGCTTCACTTCTACCGAGACGGCCTGGGATTGGAGTCGCGCGGTGTGATCGCGACCGAATTCGTCGGCGACGATGTCAACGCGGCAGGGGCAATCGCGATGTTCAAGCTCCGGGACGGGCTGATCCTGTCGCTTTACCCCCGCACCGAGCTGGCAAAGGACGCCAAGGTCCCGCTCGCTCCACAGAAGACCGGTGAGTTCAGCATCGGACAGACGGTCGCAAGCAAGACCGAGGTCGACGCCCTGCTCGCCAAAGCCCAAGCGGCCGGAGCCACCATCACCGACCGACCGCACGACCGTCCCTGGGGAATCTATTCCGGTTACTTTCGCGATCCCGACGGACACCTTTGGGAAATCATCTGGAACCCAAA contains these protein-coding regions:
- a CDS encoding redoxin domain-containing protein, translating into MTVALVVGLILAWATVAFIGWLLYLTVRQQGRVLIAHEEIRTRLANAEAAVQRLADRPVPVPVPAIAPQPAAAAPPPTLVLGTPAPDFRLPDLKGRFRTLADYHGMPSVLVFFNPDCGFCTQLAPKLGELSESAPQLVVMSRGDKQVNKQLARTHHWKGDVLLEPNWDVASSYRTNATPTGYLIDAEGRIASTLAVGVDGVMTLTRMLNGGGNGKTHEPAADLTAEGLSQKQDAAVEKAKAAGLSITDSKLQRDGLPAGTEAPNFTLPDLAGRKRTLADFRGKRTLLVFSDPDCGPCQTLAPSLAQLHEAHQGNNLVVLMVSKGDLEANRQKAREHGFNFPVVLQRNWEVSKDYAMFATPVGYLIDERGVIARDVAVGGDAILRLVSAG
- a CDS encoding GyrI-like domain-containing protein, with the translated sequence MTIEKTAESPTAVVKANTTWREFPMLWRTLLDDVWDFLRATPGLRADGHNVMLYQRGLRDGEVAVEVGVQVTRSFEAAGRVVPSTLPAGEAAATVHSGTAAEIGAVHDAVVAWCAAQRRQLTGVRWEIYGDPDPQTGHFDVAVYWQLAQVERA
- a CDS encoding twin-arginine translocase TatA/TatE family subunit translates to MFGLGHAWIILVLLLAIVLIVIGPGKLSQLGGALGQSLKEFRKSQSESPPAGEPPKPTE
- a CDS encoding VOC family protein, with the protein product MNPRIDIITLAVADLERALHFYRDGLGLESRGVIATEFVGDDVNAAGAIAMFKLRDGLILSLYPRTELAKDAKVPLAPQKTGEFSIGQTVASKTEVDALLAKAQAAGATITDRPHDRPWGIYSGYFRDPDGHLWEIIWNPKPGSPGE
- a CDS encoding nitroreductase/quinone reductase family protein, encoding MGFSVVTLATKGAKSGRQRTAQINGFADGENAWLVVASKAGADTNPAWFVNMLKNPDDIWLKVGRRNLKVRGEVLTGAARLASFRAVAAMSPQYGEYQERTDREIPIIRLTPDQG